Proteins encoded within one genomic window of Arcobacter sp. F2176:
- the rbfA gene encoding 30S ribosome-binding factor RbfA — translation MKSVNLQRTESLLMELIPEALATLNDSRIKSLGITEVNCRNGKYDAIVYYDGSDYDKKEHQILNNLLSKANGHIKTYCLNATGWYKCPNFKFQADDKLEKDLKIESLFEKIKKDTKED, via the coding sequence ATGAAAAGTGTAAACTTACAAAGAACAGAGTCTCTACTTATGGAATTAATTCCTGAGGCTCTTGCTACTTTAAATGATAGTAGAATTAAATCATTGGGAATTACTGAAGTAAATTGTAGAAATGGTAAATATGATGCTATAGTTTATTATGATGGAAGTGATTATGATAAAAAAGAACATCAAATACTAAATAATTTATTAAGTAAAGCAAATGGACATATTAAAACTTATTGTTTAAATGCAACAGGTTGGTACAAATGTCCAAACTTTAAATTTCAAGCTGATGACAAACTAGAAAAAGACTTAAAAATAGAGTCTTTATTTGAAAAAATAAAAAAAGATACAAAAGAGGACTAA
- the efp gene encoding elongation factor P — translation MANIGMSELKKGMKIQLDGIPYKITEYQHVKPGKGAAFVRCKIKSFLNGKVIEKTFHAGDKCETPDLQQKTMQFLYDDGELLQFMDNNTYEQIGLTYDQVGEAFDWIIDGMSCDMMFFNGSAITVEPPMTVELKIVETPPNFKGDSQGGKKPATLESGAVVQIPFHLVEGDIIKCDTRIGEYIEKVK, via the coding sequence TTGGCAAATATAGGAATGAGTGAATTAAAAAAGGGAATGAAAATCCAACTTGATGGAATCCCTTACAAAATTACTGAATATCAACATGTAAAACCTGGAAAAGGTGCAGCATTTGTAAGATGTAAAATTAAGTCTTTTCTAAATGGAAAAGTTATTGAAAAAACTTTCCACGCTGGTGATAAATGTGAAACTCCTGACTTACAACAAAAAACTATGCAGTTTTTATATGATGATGGTGAGTTGTTACAATTTATGGATAACAATACTTATGAACAAATTGGTTTAACTTATGATCAAGTTGGGGAAGCATTTGATTGGATTATTGATGGTATGAGTTGTGATATGATGTTCTTCAATGGAAGTGCAATCACAGTTGAACCACCTATGACAGTTGAACTTAAAATCGTAGAAACTCCACCTAACTTTAAAGGTGATTCTCAAGGTGGTAAAAAACCTGCAACTCTTGAATCAGGTGCAGTTGTACAAATACCATTTCACTTAGTAGAAGGTGACATTATTAAATGTGACACTAGAATCGGTGAGTACATAGAAAAAGTAAAATAA
- the rimP gene encoding ribosome maturation factor RimP has protein sequence MTLEESIEMTVKGCGVELYDILTTKENDRDIFRIYITSKDGVSLDKCAEISRLISPILDTNEPMYGKYNLEVSSPGIERRLKRTAHYISSVGEKVKVKDFDKNVLKGELVFADENEIKVKTLEGEETITYDKISSASTYFEW, from the coding sequence ATGACTTTAGAAGAATCAATTGAAATGACTGTAAAAGGTTGTGGAGTTGAATTATATGATATTTTGACTACTAAAGAAAATGATAGAGACATATTTAGAATTTATATAACATCTAAAGATGGTGTTTCACTTGATAAATGTGCCGAAATTTCAAGATTAATTTCACCTATTTTAGATACAAATGAGCCAATGTATGGAAAATATAACTTAGAAGTAAGTTCTCCTGGAATTGAGAGAAGACTAAAAAGAACAGCCCATTATATCTCTTCAGTTGGTGAAAAAGTTAAAGTAAAAGATTTTGATAAAAATGTATTAAAAGGTGAATTGGTTTTTGCCGATGAAAATGAAATAAAAGTGAAAACTCTAGAGGGTGAAGAAACTATTACCTATGATAAAATATCTTCAGCTTCAACTTATTTTGAATGGTAA
- the infB gene encoding translation initiation factor IF-2: MSDNVRVYEIAEEAGASSNHVINKAKDLGIELKSPQSQTTVEDAEEIVNYIMTGKSKKLPQKKKVVKKAEPKIVKEEPVVSEETKPKEELTVKETKVEEPKEEIKPVIEKPKKTEDTSPKKTDDTQEVTDTLSVKKVVPKRRGLKIVKKKKPEEPKIEKKEEPTFSSADSSQVKKPMKSLSEILGGNNNQENQSEAAKAKAKVQKKKAPPRAHEHGKVLEISKQEFKESDDSLLGEEVVLLDMGLTDTSKLFDDPHKPAKNNNDKQTRSSKPAAFGNRPQGLKRGRRKKRIKREVEAAEVTEITIPEDVRVYEFAEACGKSASEVITVLFSLGMMVTKNDFLKQDELEILGEEFGIEVTVKDALEDVNYVEDFDEEIDKSNFVTRPPVVTIMGHVDHGKTSLLDKIRSAKVAKGEAGGITQHISAYTVEQNGKKITFVDTPGHAAFSEMRSRGASVTDVIIIVVAADDGVKPQTEEVIAHAKASGCPIIVAMNKMDKETANPDMVKSQMAEKEMLPVDWGGDIEFIGVSAHTGEGIDDLLENILIQAEMLELKADPSSKAKATVVEATLEKGRGPVATVIVQSGTLRVGDNIVSDTTYGRVKAITNDMGQPVKELGLSETGNVLGLNDIPTSGSVMVVQDSEKEARDIATTRAEHARAKELSKSTKVSLEEMSGLIAEGKIKQLPVIIKTDVGGSLEAIKGSLEKIQNDEVKVKILHAAVGGITESDVVLAGASEGCIILGFNVRPTGSIKQKAKADGITINTYSIIYDLIDDIKATLSGMMSAVIREENTGQAEVKDTFVVPKVGTVAGCLVTDGKVIKGGHARIIRDGVVTYTGKISSLKRFKDDAKEVVNGFECGIMFEKFNDIKVGDFIETFIQIEEKINIDL; this comes from the coding sequence ATGTCAGATAACGTAAGAGTATATGAAATTGCAGAAGAAGCTGGGGCTAGCAGCAACCATGTCATAAATAAAGCAAAAGATTTAGGAATTGAACTTAAATCACCTCAAAGTCAAACAACTGTTGAGGATGCAGAAGAGATAGTAAACTATATAATGACTGGAAAAAGTAAAAAACTTCCACAAAAGAAAAAAGTAGTTAAGAAGGCTGAACCTAAAATAGTCAAAGAAGAACCTGTGGTAAGCGAAGAAACTAAGCCAAAAGAAGAACTTACTGTTAAAGAAACTAAGGTTGAAGAACCAAAAGAAGAAATTAAGCCAGTAATTGAAAAACCTAAAAAAACTGAAGATACTAGCCCTAAAAAAACTGATGATACTCAAGAAGTTACTGATACTTTATCTGTTAAAAAAGTTGTACCTAAAAGAAGAGGTTTAAAAATTGTTAAAAAGAAAAAACCTGAAGAACCAAAAATAGAAAAAAAAGAAGAACCAACTTTCTCTTCAGCTGATTCTTCTCAAGTAAAAAAACCTATGAAATCTCTTAGTGAAATTCTAGGTGGAAATAATAATCAAGAAAATCAATCAGAAGCGGCAAAAGCAAAAGCTAAAGTTCAAAAGAAAAAAGCACCACCACGAGCTCATGAGCATGGAAAAGTATTAGAAATATCAAAACAAGAGTTTAAAGAGTCTGATGATTCATTATTAGGTGAAGAAGTTGTTTTACTTGATATGGGATTAACTGATACATCAAAACTATTTGATGATCCACATAAACCAGCAAAAAATAATAATGATAAACAAACTAGAAGTTCAAAACCTGCTGCCTTTGGAAATAGACCTCAAGGTTTAAAAAGAGGTAGAAGAAAGAAAAGAATTAAAAGAGAAGTTGAAGCAGCAGAAGTAACTGAAATCACAATACCTGAAGATGTTAGGGTTTATGAGTTTGCAGAAGCTTGTGGGAAAAGTGCTTCAGAAGTAATTACAGTACTATTTTCTTTAGGAATGATGGTTACAAAAAATGACTTCTTAAAACAAGATGAATTAGAAATTCTTGGTGAAGAGTTTGGTATTGAAGTAACTGTAAAAGATGCTTTAGAAGATGTTAATTATGTAGAAGATTTCGATGAAGAAATTGATAAATCTAATTTCGTAACTAGGCCACCAGTTGTAACAATAATGGGACATGTTGACCATGGTAAAACTTCATTATTAGATAAAATTAGAAGCGCAAAAGTTGCAAAAGGTGAAGCTGGTGGAATTACTCAACATATTTCTGCTTATACAGTTGAACAAAATGGTAAAAAGATCACTTTCGTGGATACTCCAGGACATGCTGCTTTTAGTGAAATGAGATCAAGAGGTGCAAGTGTAACTGATGTTATTATCATAGTTGTTGCAGCTGATGATGGTGTTAAACCACAAACTGAAGAAGTAATCGCACATGCAAAAGCTAGTGGTTGTCCAATCATTGTTGCAATGAATAAAATGGATAAAGAAACTGCAAATCCTGATATGGTTAAATCACAAATGGCAGAAAAAGAGATGCTTCCTGTTGATTGGGGTGGAGACATTGAGTTTATCGGTGTTTCAGCTCATACTGGTGAAGGTATTGATGATTTACTTGAAAATATTTTAATTCAAGCAGAAATGTTAGAATTAAAAGCAGATCCTAGTTCAAAAGCAAAAGCTACAGTTGTGGAAGCTACACTTGAAAAAGGTAGAGGTCCAGTTGCAACTGTAATCGTGCAAAGTGGTACGCTAAGAGTTGGTGATAATATTGTTAGTGATACTACATATGGTAGAGTGAAAGCTATAACTAATGATATGGGACAACCTGTAAAAGAATTAGGACTTTCAGAAACTGGTAATGTATTAGGATTAAATGATATTCCTACATCTGGTTCAGTTATGGTTGTTCAAGATAGTGAAAAAGAAGCTAGAGATATTGCTACTACTAGAGCTGAACATGCAAGAGCAAAAGAGTTATCTAAATCAACTAAAGTATCTTTAGAAGAGATGAGTGGATTAATTGCAGAAGGAAAAATCAAACAACTTCCAGTGATTATTAAAACTGATGTTGGTGGTTCTTTAGAAGCAATTAAAGGTTCATTAGAAAAAATCCAAAATGATGAAGTAAAAGTTAAAATTTTACATGCAGCAGTTGGTGGAATCACTGAGTCTGATGTGGTTTTAGCAGGAGCTAGTGAAGGTTGTATTATCTTAGGGTTTAATGTAAGACCTACTGGTTCTATTAAACAAAAAGCTAAAGCTGATGGAATCACAATCAATACTTACAGTATTATTTATGACTTAATTGATGATATCAAAGCTACATTATCTGGTATGATGAGTGCAGTAATTAGAGAAGAAAATACTGGTCAAGCAGAAGTTAAAGATACATTTGTTGTACCAAAAGTTGGAACTGTTGCTGGATGTTTAGTAACTGATGGTAAAGTTATCAAAGGTGGACATGCAAGAATTATTAGAGATGGTGTTGTTACATATACAGGTAAAATCTCATCACTTAAAAGATTCAAAGATGATGCAAAAGAAGTTGTTAATGGATTTGAATGTGGTATTATGTTTGAGAAATTCAATGATATAAAAGTTGGAGATTTTATCGAAACATTTATTCAAATTGAAGAAAAAATCAACATAGATTTATAA
- a CDS encoding LysE family translocator: MSFESSLTFFLAIFIFSITPGPGVFALLARGMTLGTKQCIPLAFGMSISDIIYLIFACLGLATIAQNYALLFEFIRIAGALYLFYLGYKMFTTPIKIETVSKDKAAKKDFFLGFMQGFLISASNPKVILFYIAFLPTFLDIKSLSGYDIFLASTLTLFALMIGLMFISILAAQAKQVLKSKKALKRLNYTAGSIMIAAGSFLLFNRQT, from the coding sequence ATGAGTTTTGAAAGCTCATTAACTTTTTTCTTAGCAATATTTATTTTTAGCATTACTCCAGGACCTGGAGTTTTTGCTCTTTTGGCAAGAGGAATGACTCTTGGCACTAAACAATGTATTCCCCTAGCTTTTGGTATGTCTATAAGTGATATTATTTACTTAATCTTCGCATGCCTAGGATTAGCAACAATCGCACAAAATTATGCTTTATTGTTTGAATTTATAAGAATAGCTGGAGCACTTTATCTATTTTATTTGGGTTATAAGATGTTTACCACACCTATTAAAATTGAAACTGTTTCAAAAGATAAAGCAGCTAAAAAAGATTTTTTCTTAGGTTTTATGCAAGGCTTTTTAATCTCAGCTTCTAATCCAAAAGTTATACTATTTTATATAGCTTTTTTACCAACATTTTTAGATATAAAATCCCTAAGTGGTTATGACATTTTTCTAGCTTCTACTTTAACACTTTTTGCATTGATGATTGGGTTAATGTTTATATCAATTTTAGCAGCCCAAGCAAAACAAGTTTTAAAATCTAAAAAAGCATTAAAAAGGTTAAACTATACAGCTGGTTCAATTATGATTGCGGCTGGAAGCTTTTTATTATTTAACAGGCAAACATAA
- a CDS encoding M23 family metallopeptidase → MRNKSSFGKVVLFIFIIGAIVAGCFVYLSPMFEKNPPKVDFKDNIYWNLKSKLNLGISDDSGVKFYKVIFKDGNKEIVLDSKVLLEPEKNINLELKSPELDMFFKSNDVEIIVEAVDSSKWNFLEGNKVVDTFHLKIDRKKPVASVVANSFAVRRGGSALVIVKVEDENLKDSYITFNNEQRFDLVPFYKKNYYAALIAWPIKIEKFNIVNLVAIDKADNKSIIKVPLYIRNRKDDKSKIKISDTFIQNVSTKVLEQSGKDVPDNLADIFLKENEVLRNQNVQKIEETSKKFMDRDLVSGFNLIPFKRLENAATAGRFGQERSYYHNNIKIDEAWHLGIDWASVKKADIFTTNKGRVIFNDYLGIYGNVIIIDHGFGLQSLYAHTSSSNVTVGEEVKENQKIANTGATGAVLGDHLHFGVLVQGLEVDPLEWMDKNWIKTRITDIISDAKKVIDSK, encoded by the coding sequence TTGAGAAATAAAAGTAGTTTTGGGAAAGTAGTATTATTTATATTTATAATAGGTGCCATTGTAGCTGGTTGTTTTGTTTATTTATCGCCTATGTTTGAGAAAAATCCCCCGAAAGTAGATTTTAAAGATAATATATATTGGAATTTAAAAAGCAAACTAAACCTTGGTATTAGTGATGATAGTGGTGTTAAATTTTATAAAGTAATATTTAAAGATGGAAATAAAGAGATAGTATTAGATTCAAAAGTATTATTAGAACCAGAAAAAAATATCAATTTGGAACTAAAATCACCAGAACTTGATATGTTCTTTAAAAGTAATGATGTTGAAATCATTGTTGAAGCAGTTGATAGTAGTAAATGGAACTTTTTAGAAGGAAATAAAGTTGTTGATACTTTTCATTTAAAAATTGATAGAAAAAAACCTGTAGCTTCAGTTGTTGCTAACTCTTTTGCAGTTAGAAGAGGTGGAAGTGCTTTAGTTATAGTAAAAGTTGAAGATGAAAATTTAAAAGACTCATATATAACATTTAACAATGAACAAAGATTTGATTTGGTTCCTTTTTATAAAAAGAATTATTATGCAGCATTAATTGCTTGGCCAATAAAAATAGAAAAATTTAATATTGTAAATTTAGTTGCAATCGATAAAGCAGATAATAAATCAATAATAAAAGTGCCTTTATACATAAGAAATAGAAAAGATGATAAATCCAAAATAAAAATTAGTGATACCTTTATTCAAAATGTAAGTACAAAAGTTTTAGAACAAAGTGGAAAAGATGTACCTGATAATCTAGCTGATATTTTTTTAAAAGAAAATGAAGTTTTAAGAAACCAAAATGTACAAAAGATAGAAGAAACATCTAAAAAATTTATGGATAGAGACTTAGTAAGTGGTTTTAACCTTATTCCTTTCAAAAGATTAGAAAATGCTGCAACTGCTGGGCGATTTGGACAAGAAAGATCATATTATCATAATAACATAAAAATAGATGAAGCTTGGCATTTAGGAATTGATTGGGCAAGTGTTAAAAAAGCTGATATTTTTACTACAAATAAAGGTAGAGTAATATTTAATGACTATTTAGGAATTTATGGAAATGTTATTATAATAGATCATGGGTTTGGTTTACAATCACTTTATGCTCATACAAGTTCTTCAAATGTAACTGTAGGTGAAGAAGTTAAAGAAAATCAAAAAATCGCTAATACTGGTGCAACTGGTGCTGTTTTAGGAGATCACTTACATTTTGGTGTTTTAGTTCAAGGTTTAGAAGTAGATCCTTTAGAATGGATGGATAAAAATTGGATAAAAACAAGAATAACAGATATCATAAGTGATGCAAAAAAGGTAATAGATAGCAAATGA
- the lpxC gene encoding UDP-3-O-acyl-N-acetylglucosamine deacetylase codes for MKQRTIAKAVEIVGIGLHKGVPVKMRLEPLEANQGIIFYRSDEALTIPLKIENVVDTKMATVIGKDGIVISTIEHLLSAVYAYGIDNLRIVLDNDEVPVLDGSSSGYCMLIDEVGIKELNESKKVIKIKKEVEVTTEDGKRVSLKPSNHIVYDFSIDFENPVIGQQNYHFDYSIDEYKENISKARTFGFLHEVQYLRSIGLAQGGSMENAIVVDNDKILNPEGLRYENEFVRHKILDAIGDMSLLGYTLIGEYDAHAGSHHLNHLLTKKVYESEDNYEILDLEEAQKESYVFQKAYALVDAN; via the coding sequence ATGAAACAAAGAACAATAGCAAAAGCAGTAGAAATAGTTGGAATTGGACTCCATAAAGGTGTTCCTGTAAAAATGAGATTAGAACCTTTGGAAGCTAATCAAGGAATAATCTTTTATAGGTCTGATGAAGCTTTGACAATTCCTCTAAAAATAGAAAATGTTGTTGATACAAAAATGGCGACAGTTATTGGAAAAGATGGAATTGTTATTTCAACTATTGAACATCTTTTGTCTGCTGTTTATGCTTATGGCATTGATAATTTGCGAATTGTTCTTGATAATGATGAGGTTCCAGTGCTTGATGGTAGTTCATCTGGGTATTGCATGCTAATTGATGAAGTTGGCATAAAAGAATTAAATGAATCAAAAAAAGTAATTAAGATAAAAAAAGAAGTTGAAGTTACAACTGAAGATGGCAAAAGAGTATCTTTAAAGCCCTCTAATCATATTGTTTATGATTTCTCTATTGATTTTGAAAATCCTGTAATTGGACAACAAAATTATCATTTTGATTATAGTATAGATGAGTATAAAGAAAATATCTCAAAAGCTAGAACTTTTGGATTTTTACATGAAGTGCAATATTTACGAAGTATAGGATTGGCTCAAGGTGGTAGCATGGAAAATGCTATTGTTGTAGATAATGATAAAATCTTAAATCCAGAAGGTTTAAGATATGAAAATGAATTTGTAAGACATAAGATTCTTGATGCAATAGGTGATATGTCACTTTTAGGTTATACATTAATAGGTGAATATGATGCCCATGCTGGAAGCCATCATTTAAATCATTTATTGACAAAAAAAGTTTATGAATCAGAAGATAACTATGAAATTTTAGATTTAGAAGAAGCACAAAAAGAGAGTTATGTTTTCCAAAAAGCATATGCTCTAGTTGATGCTAATTAA
- the serA gene encoding phosphoglycerate dehydrogenase, whose amino-acid sequence MSKHTIVVCDHIHENGLNILKAAEDINYVFAADIDKTALLDVIKDADIAITRSSTDVDEKFLNAAVNLKAIIRAGVGYDNVDMEGCSKRGIIAMNVPTANTIAAVELTMTHMLSCMRKFPYAHNQLKNERVWKREDWYGNELFGKKLGVIGFGNIGHRVALRAKSFEMDVVTYDPYIPSTKATDLGIKYTTNFDDILSCDIITIHTPKNQETIDMIGEDEIAKMKDGVILINCARGGLYNEEALFNNLKSGKIAMAGIDVFKKEPAINNPLLDLPNITVTAHLGANTRESQKEIAVQAARNAIESARGISYPNALNLPIDESKIPSFVKPYIELTQKIAFLSAQTDKTAIRSITVSGQGEIKEYLDSLLTFATVGALKVAGGDEVNYVNAKFWAEEKGIKVDTCEIINGSGYSNKVTVKITTEKGVNTISGTVFDEDVQRIVEVNGFVFDIAPKGNMIFLRNSDIPGVIGTVGKTLGDNNINIADFRLSRGKDSALAVILVDSFVSHDVLKQLENLEAAISVSYVEI is encoded by the coding sequence TATGTTTTTGCAGCAGACATTGATAAAACTGCATTATTAGATGTAATTAAAGATGCTGACATCGCAATTACAAGATCTTCAACTGATGTTGATGAGAAATTCTTAAATGCAGCAGTAAACTTAAAAGCTATTATAAGAGCTGGTGTTGGTTATGATAATGTAGATATGGAAGGTTGTAGCAAAAGAGGTATTATTGCTATGAATGTTCCAACTGCAAATACTATAGCAGCAGTTGAACTTACAATGACACATATGCTTTCTTGTATGAGAAAGTTTCCATATGCTCACAATCAATTGAAAAATGAAAGAGTATGGAAAAGAGAAGATTGGTATGGTAATGAACTATTTGGGAAAAAACTAGGTGTTATTGGTTTTGGAAACATAGGACATAGAGTTGCACTTAGAGCAAAATCATTTGAGATGGATGTAGTTACATATGACCCATATATCCCTTCAACAAAAGCGACTGATTTAGGTATTAAGTATACTACAAACTTTGATGATATTTTATCTTGCGACATTATTACTATACATACACCAAAAAATCAAGAAACAATCGATATGATTGGAGAAGATGAAATTGCAAAGATGAAAGATGGAGTAATTCTAATCAACTGCGCAAGAGGTGGATTATATAATGAAGAAGCATTATTTAACAACCTAAAATCAGGTAAAATTGCAATGGCAGGAATTGATGTTTTCAAAAAAGAGCCAGCAATAAATAATCCATTATTAGATTTACCAAATATAACTGTAACTGCCCACTTAGGTGCAAATACAAGAGAATCACAAAAAGAAATAGCAGTTCAAGCTGCAAGAAATGCAATTGAGTCAGCAAGAGGTATTTCGTACCCAAATGCTCTAAATCTTCCAATAGATGAAAGCAAAATTCCTTCTTTTGTTAAACCATATATTGAATTAACTCAAAAAATTGCATTCTTAAGTGCCCAAACTGATAAAACTGCTATTAGATCAATAACTGTTAGTGGACAAGGTGAAATCAAAGAGTACTTAGATTCACTTTTAACTTTTGCTACTGTTGGTGCTTTAAAAGTCGCTGGTGGTGATGAAGTTAATTATGTAAATGCAAAATTTTGGGCTGAAGAAAAAGGCATCAAAGTTGACACTTGTGAAATCATAAATGGCAGTGGCTATAGCAATAAAGTAACTGTAAAAATTACTACTGAAAAAGGTGTTAATACTATTTCAGGAACTGTATTTGATGAAGATGTTCAAAGAATAGTAGAAGTTAATGGCTTCGTATTTGATATTGCTCCAAAAGGTAATATGATATTTTTAAGAAATTCTGATATCCCAGGAGTAATTGGAACAGTTGGAAAAACTTTAGGTGATAATAATATCAATATCGCTGACTTTAGATTATCTCGTGGAAAAGACTCTGCATTGGCTGTTATTTTAGTTGATTCATTTGTTTCTCACGATGTTTTAAAACAATTAGAAAACTTAGAAGCTGCAATTTCAGTTTCTTATGTAGAAATATAA
- the thrB gene encoding homoserine kinase gives MRISVPATSANLGPGFDTLGLALKIKNQVTIRPAKFHSVSLKGEGSNNPILKDNNMFIAIFNDFYNNLSQKKRSFRFEFENQIPLSRGLGSSSAVIVSAIASAYAIEEMELPKEKLLNLALAYESHPDNITPAVMGGFTVSSVEDNEVKFINKSIPKSLSAVVVVPNRPISTQLSRKTLPYKYSKEDAIFNLSHSSLLTAAFMSENWEMLKIASQDKFHQSYRMRQMPELFEVQKCSLNSGALMSTLSGSGSTLFSICYFEDAKKIEKELRAKFPHFKVFISGFDNYGIKVEA, from the coding sequence TTGAGAATTAGTGTGCCAGCTACGAGTGCAAATCTAGGGCCAGGTTTTGATACCCTAGGATTAGCTTTAAAAATAAAAAATCAAGTAACAATAAGACCAGCAAAATTTCATAGTGTATCTTTAAAAGGTGAGGGTTCAAATAATCCTATACTAAAAGATAACAATATGTTTATTGCTATTTTTAATGATTTTTATAATAATTTATCACAAAAAAAGAGATCTTTTAGATTTGAATTTGAAAATCAAATTCCACTATCAAGAGGTTTAGGAAGTTCGTCTGCTGTAATTGTTAGTGCAATTGCATCAGCATATGCTATAGAAGAGATGGAATTGCCAAAAGAAAAATTACTTAATTTAGCGCTTGCTTATGAGTCTCATCCAGATAATATTACGCCAGCCGTTATGGGTGGGTTTACAGTCTCATCAGTTGAAGATAATGAAGTAAAATTTATAAATAAATCTATTCCTAAAAGTTTAAGTGCGGTAGTTGTTGTTCCTAATAGACCAATTTCTACACAACTTTCAAGAAAAACTTTACCATATAAATATTCTAAAGAAGATGCTATATTTAATCTATCTCACTCTTCATTATTAACAGCTGCTTTTATGAGTGAAAATTGGGAAATGTTAAAAATAGCTTCTCAAGATAAATTTCATCAAAGTTATAGAATGAGACAAATGCCAGAGCTTTTTGAGGTTCAAAAATGCTCTTTAAATAGTGGTGCTTTAATGAGCACTTTATCTGGTTCTGGTTCTACACTTTTTTCTATTTGTTATTTTGAAGATGCAAAGAAAATTGAGAAAGAATTAAGAGCAAAATTTCCACATTTTAAAGTTTTTATTTCTGGTTTTGATAACTATGGAATTAAAGTTGAAGCATAA
- the ribD gene encoding bifunctional diaminohydroxyphosphoribosylaminopyrimidine deaminase/5-amino-6-(5-phosphoribosylamino)uracil reductase RibD, translating to MKIDDKFYMKLAIDEAWKYQLLTYPNPAVGCVVVKNGEILAIEAHKEAGMPHAEVNALKAAYLKKYPKDDLKLKKTSHEIHDYLLKNHNNFFNDCEIYVTLEPCNHIGKTPSCANLLKELKPKRVIIAHEDTNKQASGGIQTLESVNIDISLDCMKKEAYDLLYPFIKWSSGTFIFYKMAQTLNGCIDGKVSSTMTQLYVHTLRDKIDLMLIGGNTVRTDKPTLDARYIAGNAPNVMIYSKNKIFDNNIPLFKVPNREVIISDDLFKLLDYKFIMVEGIYNLMNILKERIDYMILLVSPKIRNGINALNEIDMDFEIVHENYIGEEKIVFLKRK from the coding sequence ATGAAAATAGATGATAAGTTTTATATGAAGCTTGCTATTGATGAAGCATGGAAATATCAACTTCTAACTTACCCAAATCCAGCAGTTGGTTGTGTAGTTGTAAAAAATGGTGAGATTTTAGCTATAGAAGCTCACAAAGAAGCAGGAATGCCACACGCTGAAGTAAATGCATTAAAAGCAGCATATTTAAAAAAATACCCAAAAGATGATTTAAAACTAAAAAAAACTTCCCATGAAATACATGATTACTTATTAAAAAATCATAATAACTTTTTCAATGATTGTGAAATTTATGTAACCCTAGAACCATGTAATCACATAGGGAAAACTCCCTCTTGTGCAAATCTATTAAAAGAGTTAAAACCAAAAAGAGTAATCATAGCCCATGAAGATACAAATAAACAAGCCTCAGGGGGCATACAAACTCTAGAAAGTGTAAATATAGATATAAGTCTAGATTGTATGAAAAAAGAAGCCTATGACCTTCTATATCCTTTTATAAAGTGGAGCAGCGGGACATTTATATTTTATAAAATGGCACAAACCCTAAATGGCTGTATAGATGGAAAAGTATCATCTACCATGACTCAATTGTATGTACACACTCTAAGAGATAAAATAGACCTAATGCTAATAGGTGGAAATACAGTAAGAACAGACAAACCAACTCTAGACGCAAGATATATAGCTGGGAATGCCCCAAATGTAATGATCTATAGTAAAAATAAAATCTTCGATAATAATATCCCACTATTTAAAGTACCAAATAGAGAAGTAATAATAAGCGATGACTTATTTAAACTATTAGATTACAAGTTCATAATGGTAGAAGGGATTTACAACTTAATGAATATCCTAAAAGAAAGAATTGACTATATGATACTTTTAGTTAGCCCAAAAATCAGAAATGGAATCAATGCTCTAAATGAAATAGACATGGACTTCGAAATAGTTCACGAGAATTATATAGGTGAAGAAAAAATAGTTTTTTTAAAAAGAAAGTAA
- a CDS encoding DUF448 domain-containing protein → MPKLEKPIRTCIVCRSKLSKENLVRLQCKDYKLISFDGIGRSFYICKECQEKTLLDEETKKIEKALFKQCKKKDEYLVQLKEIITHVR, encoded by the coding sequence TTGCCTAAATTAGAAAAACCTATAAGAACTTGTATAGTTTGTCGTAGTAAACTAAGTAAAGAAAACCTAGTGAGACTTCAATGTAAGGATTACAAACTTATCAGTTTTGATGGAATAGGTAGGAGTTTCTATATTTGTAAAGAGTGTCAAGAGAAAACTCTTTTAGACGAAGAAACAAAAAAAATTGAAAAAGCACTTTTTAAACAGTGTAAAAAAAAAGACGAGTACTTGGTACAACTTAAGGAGATAATAACGCATGTCAGATAA